The Miscanthus floridulus cultivar M001 chromosome 7, ASM1932011v1, whole genome shotgun sequence genome includes a region encoding these proteins:
- the LOC136466751 gene encoding protein TIC 21, chloroplastic-like, which yields MQALLLPARAVPPPAAAAMLRQRAVSASACASQVCRTLLSASGCFSCGVHGSARRHLTVAVAAAPSSSSPSPSSGPLYPTPPPTEQEVERVKLEQVMRRLEKTARYFKNLGTFGFWSQLVCTIVSAGILAFSTVVTGKVTAPFTFYATAAGIAAAFISVFWSFGYIRLSERLRRTSKGPAKAPPRADVVKSLKNGIVLNILGMGAAVLGMQATVGALVAKALTTSAVPYYAAAPGQSPVLALDVFLVQASANTILSHFLGLASTLELLRSVSLPPAEAAPAPAPAPARA from the exons ATGCAGGCGCTCCTACTCCCCGCGCGGGccgtgccgccgccggcggcggcggcgatgcttCGGCAGCGTGCGGTTTCCGCGTCCGCGTGTGCGTCGCAGGTCTGCCGCACCCTACTCAGTGCCTCCGGTTGCTTCAGCTGTGGGGTCCACGGAAGCGCTCGGCGGCACCTcacagtggcggtggcggcggccccgTCTtcgtcctcgccctcgccctcgtcgGGACCGCTCTACCCGACGCCTCCACCCACCGAGCAGGAGGTGGAGCGGGTCAAGCTCGAGCAG GTTATGAGGAGACTAGagaaaacagcaaggtatttcaAGAATTTGGGTACCTTTGGGTTCTGGTCCCAGTTGGTGTGCACAATTGTTTCTGCTGGAATTTTGGCATTCTCTACAGTTGTAACGGGGAAGGTGACAGCACCCTTTACATTCTATGCAACTGCGGCTGGTATTGCTGCTGCTTTTATCTCAGTCTTCTGGTCATTTGGTTACATCCGTCTCTCTGAAAGGCTTAGAAGAACATCAAAAGGACCTGCTAAG GCTCCTCCACGCGCTGATGTTGTTAAGAGCCTGAAAAATGGCATTGTGCTTAATATTCTTGGGATGGGCGCCGCTGTTCTCGGCATGCAAGCAACTGTTGGTGCTTTGGTAGCAAAAGCTCTCACAACCTCTGCAGTACCCTATTATGCTGCTGCTCCTGGGCAAAGTCCTGTTTTGGCTTTAGATGTTTTCCTAGTTCAG GCTTCAGCGAACACCATCCTGTCGCATTTCCTTGGGCTGGCGAGCACCCTGGAGCTGCTGCGCTCGGTGTCACTGCCTCCAGCGGAAGCTGCCCCTGCACCTGCCCCGGCCCCTGCACGGGCCTGA